One window of Catharus ustulatus isolate bCatUst1 chromosome 3, bCatUst1.pri.v2, whole genome shotgun sequence genomic DNA carries:
- the SIX2 gene encoding homeobox protein SIX2, with translation MSMLPTFGFTQEQVACVCEVLQQGGNIERLGRFLWSLPACEHLHKNESVLKAKAVVAFHRGNFRELYKILESHQFSAHNHPKLQQLWLKAHYIEAEKLRGRPLGAVGKYRVRRKFPLPRSIWDGEETSYCFKEKSRSVLREWYAHNPYPSPREKRELAEATGLTTTQVSNWFKNRRQRDRAAEAKERENNENSNSNSHNPLSASMNGNKTVLGSSEDEKTPSGTPDHTSSSPALLLSSNPGLQPLHGLGHPQGPSAIPVPSADPMHHHSLQDSILNPMSSNLVDLGS, from the exons ATGTCGATGCTCCCGACTTTTGGCTTCACCCAAGAGCAAGTGGCCTGCGTCTGCGAGGTGCTCCAGCAAGGCGGCAACATCGAGCGGCTGGGGCGGTTCCTctggtccctccctgcctgcgaGCACCTCCACAAGAACGAGAGCGTCCTGAAGGCCAAGGCGGTGGTGGCCTTCCACCGGGGCAACTTCCGCGAGCTCTACAAGATCCTGGAGAGCCACCAGTTCTCGGCACACAACCAccccaagctgcagcagctctggctgaaggCGCACTACATCGAGGCGGAGAAGCTGCGGGGGCGACCCCTAGGGGCGGTGGGCAAGTACCGGGTGCGCCGCAAGTTCCCGCTGCCCCGCTCCATCTGGGACGGCGAGGAGACCAGCTACTGCTTCAAGGAGAAGAGCCGCAGCGTGCTCCGGGAGTGGTACGCCCACAACCCCTACCCGTCCCCCCGAGAGAAGCGGGAGCTGGCCGAGGCCACCGGCCTCACCACCACCCAGGTCAGCAACTGGTTCAAGAACCGCCGGCAGCGGGACCGCGCCGCCGAGGCCAAGGAAAG GGAAAACAACGAGAATTCCAACTCCAACAGCCACAACCCGCTCTCGGCGTCAATGAACGGGAATAAGACAGTTTTGGGGAGCTCAGAGGACGAGAAGACGCCGTCAGGGACCCCGGATCACACCTCCTCCAGCCCcgcgctgctgctcagctccaaccccgggctgcagcccctgcacgGCCTGGGCCACCCCCAGGGCCCCAGCGCCATCCCCGTGCCCAGCGCTGACCCCATGCACCACCACAGCTTGCAGGACTCCATTCTCAACCCCATGTCATCTAACTTGGTCGATCTGGGCTCTTAA